A genomic segment from Streptomyces sp. NBC_01233 encodes:
- a CDS encoding DIP1984 family protein, whose product MKLGEALANRAEAARRVEQLRARIVANARHQEGETPAEDPAVLLAEVTETLTTLESLIRRINRTNAAVDMGADGTLTDALARRDTLRLRHSVLTSAADAAAGSGERGHGRQLRSELMVLPALPVAELRAQADDAAREIREIDVRIQRTNWEADLLD is encoded by the coding sequence ATGAAGCTCGGCGAAGCACTGGCGAATCGCGCCGAGGCGGCTCGCCGCGTCGAGCAGCTGAGGGCCCGCATCGTGGCCAACGCCCGCCACCAAGAGGGCGAGACCCCCGCTGAAGACCCGGCCGTACTGCTCGCCGAGGTCACCGAGACCCTCACCACCCTGGAGTCCCTGATCCGGCGCATCAACCGGACCAACGCCGCCGTCGACATGGGCGCCGACGGCACGCTCACCGACGCCCTCGCCCGCCGCGACACATTGCGCCTGCGCCACTCCGTGCTCACCTCGGCTGCCGACGCAGCCGCCGGCAGCGGGGAACGAGGCCACGGCCGCCAGCTGCGCTCCGAGCTGATGGTGCTTCCGGCGCTGCCCGTCGCCGAATTGCGCGCTCAGGCCGACGACGCCGCCCGCGAGATCCGTGAGATCGACGTACGCATCCAGCGCACCAACTGGGAGGCCGACCTCCTGGACTGA
- a CDS encoding response regulator transcription factor yields the protein MSDVPSASAEAPTKVFLLDDHEVVRRGLRDLLDAEADITVVGEAGTAEQALARGPALRPDVAVLDVRLPDGDGIAVCRELRSRMPDLACLMLTSFDDEDALLDAIMAGAAGYVLKQIKGSDLVSAVRTVATGQSMLDPATTARLMHSLRDPEGRVPEDTRLAALSERERAVLELIGEGLTNRQIAKRLYLSEKTVKNHISRLLGKLGVERRVQAAVIAAQVHDQGHAGEGASPKH from the coding sequence ATGTCCGACGTACCGAGCGCCTCCGCAGAGGCCCCCACCAAGGTGTTCCTCCTCGACGATCACGAGGTGGTCCGGCGCGGGTTGCGGGACCTGCTCGATGCCGAGGCGGACATCACCGTGGTGGGCGAGGCTGGCACCGCCGAGCAGGCCCTGGCCCGCGGGCCGGCGCTCCGCCCGGACGTCGCCGTCCTCGACGTACGGCTGCCCGACGGTGACGGAATCGCTGTCTGCCGCGAGCTGCGCTCCCGGATGCCGGACCTGGCCTGCCTGATGCTGACGTCGTTCGACGATGAGGACGCCCTGCTGGACGCGATCATGGCGGGGGCCGCCGGGTACGTGCTGAAGCAGATCAAGGGGTCCGACCTGGTGTCCGCCGTACGAACGGTCGCCACCGGGCAGTCCATGCTCGACCCGGCCACGACCGCCCGCCTGATGCACTCGCTGCGCGACCCCGAGGGCAGGGTGCCCGAGGACACCCGCCTGGCCGCCCTCTCCGAGCGGGAGCGTGCCGTCCTCGAACTGATCGGTGAAGGCCTCACCAACCGCCAGATCGCCAAACGGCTCTACCTGTCGGAGAAGACCGTCAAGAACCACATTTCCCGACTGTTGGGCAAACTGGGGGTCGAGCGGCGGGTCCAGGCAGCCGTCATTGCCGCACAGGTCCACGACCAAGGGCACGCAGGTGAGGGGGCATCCCCGAAGCACTGA
- a CDS encoding CBS domain-containing protein: MKHIKVTDLMTDEVVAVAPDTTFKDVAKLLAQHGVSGLPVLDDEDRVVGVVSQTDILAHSASAPHAAQQTSPPAGPPTAGDVMSTPAVTVHAEETAADAARLMTRRGIERLPVVDEEERLVGIVTRRDLLRLFVRPDSEIRRRVTDEVLTEVLGVPTGDVDVHVVDGFVTLNGLVERRSQLPALLSLVERLDGVVAVASHVGARTDDTPAAHAGHARHAQPW, encoded by the coding sequence ATGAAGCACATCAAGGTGACGGATCTGATGACCGACGAAGTCGTCGCCGTGGCTCCCGACACCACCTTCAAGGATGTCGCCAAGCTCCTCGCCCAGCACGGCGTCTCGGGGCTCCCCGTCCTGGACGACGAGGACCGTGTGGTGGGCGTGGTTTCGCAGACGGACATCCTGGCCCACTCGGCGTCGGCCCCGCACGCGGCGCAGCAGACCAGCCCACCGGCAGGGCCGCCCACGGCCGGAGACGTCATGTCCACGCCCGCGGTCACCGTCCACGCCGAAGAGACGGCCGCTGACGCCGCCCGGCTGATGACCCGCCGGGGCATCGAGCGGCTGCCCGTCGTGGACGAGGAGGAGCGGCTGGTCGGCATCGTCACCCGCAGGGACCTGCTGCGCCTGTTCGTCCGCCCCGACTCCGAGATACGCCGACGAGTCACCGACGAGGTCCTCACAGAGGTACTCGGCGTACCGACGGGCGACGTCGACGTCCACGTGGTGGACGGCTTCGTCACCTTGAACGGCCTCGTCGAGCGCCGGAGTCAGCTGCCGGCGCTCCTCAGCCTCGTCGAGCGACTCGATGGAGTCGTCGCCGTGGCATCGCACGTCGGGGCCCGAACCGACGACACGCCGGCTGCGCACGCCGGCCACGCCCGCCATGCGCAGCCGTGGTGA
- a CDS encoding universal stress protein, with protein sequence MPHHVTVGVDGSPESRAAARWAAQEADVRHVPLRLVHAVDWPLDPVFPGLGRQDVDRWADQALTEAVDELHQRHPRLEITTRCLAARPAAALASEAADAGLLVLGSRGLGGLVGFIVGSVALSTLVATGTPVVMVRVADDPDSPRIGSGSEVVLGVDIHESCDRVLAFAFEEAARRNCVLRAVHGWKMPTAYRYVPFFDPDAEQDIGRSVTHMVDDMLLPWRHKFPDVDVSHSVFMGSAGDHLVRASHGAQLVVVGRHLRRSPLGTHLGSVAHAVLHHAAAPVAVVAHE encoded by the coding sequence ATGCCACACCACGTAACCGTCGGAGTCGACGGCTCCCCCGAGAGCCGGGCAGCCGCGCGCTGGGCCGCACAGGAAGCTGATGTCAGGCACGTGCCCCTGCGCCTCGTCCACGCCGTCGACTGGCCCCTGGACCCGGTGTTCCCCGGTCTGGGCCGCCAGGACGTGGATCGCTGGGCCGATCAGGCGCTGACGGAGGCGGTGGACGAGCTGCACCAACGCCATCCCCGGCTGGAGATCACGACTCGCTGCCTGGCTGCCCGGCCGGCGGCGGCCTTGGCGTCCGAGGCCGCCGACGCCGGACTGCTGGTCCTGGGCTCGCGGGGCCTGGGCGGGCTGGTCGGGTTCATCGTCGGCTCAGTGGCGCTGTCCACCCTGGTGGCGACCGGCACCCCGGTCGTCATGGTCCGGGTCGCCGACGACCCGGACAGCCCTCGGATCGGTTCCGGCTCCGAAGTGGTCCTGGGGGTCGACATTCACGAATCGTGCGACCGTGTGCTCGCCTTCGCCTTCGAAGAGGCGGCCCGGCGCAACTGTGTGCTGCGGGCCGTGCACGGCTGGAAGATGCCGACCGCGTACAGGTACGTCCCGTTCTTCGACCCGGACGCCGAGCAGGACATCGGCCGCAGCGTCACGCACATGGTGGACGACATGCTGCTGCCCTGGCGGCACAAGTTCCCGGACGTGGACGTCAGCCACAGCGTGTTCATGGGATCCGCGGGCGACCATCTCGTCCGGGCCTCACACGGCGCGCAACTCGTCGTCGTCGGACGCCACCTGCGCCGCTCCCCCCTCGGCACGCACCTGGGCTCTGTCGCCCACGCGGTCCTGCACCATGCTGCCGCTCCAGTGGCGGTCGTCGCCCATGAGTAG
- a CDS encoding phosphoketolase family protein — protein MTAYPISELDAHWRAANYLAVGQIYLMDNPLLTEPLRPEHIKPRLLGHWGTSPGLNLVHTHLNHVIKERSLDALCVWGPGHGGPAVLANSWLEGTYTETYPGITRDAAGMGTLFRQFSFPGGVPSHVAPETPGSIHEGGELGYALAHAYGAAFDHPGLLVACVIGDGEAETGPLAASWHSNKFLDPVHDGAVLPILHLNGYKIANPTVLSRIPEDELDALLRGYGHDPLYVTGSDPALVHQAMARAMDHALDRIALIQREAREAGTDPGREYPRWPMIVLRTPKGWTGPATVDGDPVEGTWRAHQVPLAGVRENPEHLRQLEDWLRSYRPEELFDADGRPTAQVLSCVPEGEHRLGAVPHANGGRLLRPLPLPALDAHAVPVDKPGRTLHEPTRVLGHFLAQIMRYTAGRRDFRVVGPDETASNRLDDLFEATGKAWQGITEATDRNLSRDGRVMEILSEHVCQGWLEGYLLTGRHGLFSTYEAFAHIVDSMVGQHIKWLKTSRELSWRAPIASLNYLLTSHVWRQDNNGFSHQDPGFVDHVLNKSPEVVRVYLPPDANTLLAVADHALRSRDQVNVIVAGKQPCFDWLPLDEARRHVTRGAGAWEWAGTDRGSREPDVVLACAGDVPTMEVLAAAALLREHLPSLVVRVVNVVDIARLMPHEEHPHGMTNAEYDALFTTDRPVIFAYHGYPWLIHRLAYRRTGHPNLHVRGYKESGTTTTPFDMVVRNDMDRYRLVMDVVDRVPGLAGRADGLRQAMADQRIRHHDWIRKHGTDLPEVADWSWPH, from the coding sequence ATGACCGCATACCCCATCTCGGAGCTCGACGCCCACTGGCGCGCCGCCAACTACCTGGCAGTCGGCCAGATCTACCTCATGGACAACCCGCTCCTGACCGAGCCTCTACGCCCGGAGCACATCAAGCCCCGGCTTCTCGGCCACTGGGGCACATCGCCCGGCCTCAATCTCGTGCACACCCACCTGAACCACGTGATCAAGGAGCGATCCCTCGACGCCCTGTGCGTCTGGGGTCCGGGCCATGGCGGACCCGCCGTCCTCGCCAACTCCTGGCTGGAGGGCACGTACACGGAGACCTACCCCGGCATCACGCGGGACGCTGCGGGCATGGGCACGCTGTTCCGGCAGTTCTCCTTCCCCGGCGGCGTACCGAGCCACGTGGCGCCCGAGACACCGGGCTCCATCCACGAGGGCGGCGAGCTCGGATACGCCCTCGCCCACGCCTACGGAGCCGCCTTCGACCACCCCGGGCTGCTGGTCGCCTGTGTCATCGGCGACGGCGAGGCGGAGACGGGGCCGCTGGCGGCGTCCTGGCACTCGAACAAGTTCCTCGATCCCGTTCACGACGGCGCCGTCCTGCCGATCCTTCACCTCAACGGCTACAAGATCGCCAACCCGACGGTCCTGTCCCGGATCCCCGAGGACGAGCTCGACGCCCTGCTGCGCGGCTACGGGCATGATCCCCTCTACGTCACGGGCAGCGACCCTGCCCTGGTGCACCAGGCCATGGCGCGTGCGATGGACCACGCCCTGGACCGCATCGCCCTCATCCAGCGGGAGGCCCGCGAGGCGGGTACCGATCCGGGACGCGAGTACCCGCGCTGGCCGATGATCGTCCTGCGCACGCCCAAGGGGTGGACCGGCCCGGCGACGGTCGACGGCGACCCCGTCGAGGGCACCTGGCGGGCCCATCAGGTCCCGCTCGCCGGGGTGCGCGAGAATCCCGAGCACCTGAGGCAACTGGAGGACTGGCTGCGCTCGTACCGGCCGGAGGAGCTCTTCGACGCCGACGGCCGACCGACGGCGCAGGTCCTGTCCTGTGTCCCGGAAGGCGAGCACCGCCTCGGCGCCGTACCGCACGCGAACGGCGGCCGGCTGTTGCGGCCCCTCCCGCTGCCCGCGCTCGACGCGCACGCCGTCCCCGTCGACAAGCCGGGCCGCACCCTCCACGAACCGACCCGCGTCCTGGGGCACTTCCTCGCGCAGATCATGCGGTACACGGCCGGGCGGAGGGACTTCAGGGTCGTCGGACCGGACGAGACCGCCTCCAACCGGCTGGACGACCTGTTCGAGGCCACCGGCAAGGCCTGGCAGGGCATCACGGAGGCCACGGACCGGAACCTGTCGCGCGACGGCCGGGTCATGGAGATCCTGTCCGAACACGTCTGCCAGGGCTGGCTGGAGGGCTACCTCCTCACCGGCCGCCACGGCCTCTTCTCCACGTACGAAGCCTTCGCGCACATCGTCGACTCCATGGTCGGACAGCACATCAAGTGGCTGAAGACCTCGCGAGAGCTGTCCTGGCGGGCGCCGATCGCCTCCCTCAACTACCTGCTCACCTCGCACGTCTGGCGCCAGGACAACAACGGCTTCTCCCACCAGGACCCCGGCTTCGTCGACCACGTCCTCAACAAGAGCCCCGAGGTCGTACGGGTCTACCTGCCGCCGGACGCCAACACCCTCCTCGCCGTGGCCGATCACGCCCTGCGCAGCCGCGACCAGGTCAACGTCATCGTCGCCGGCAAGCAGCCCTGCTTCGACTGGCTGCCGCTCGACGAGGCCCGCAGGCACGTGACGCGGGGCGCCGGCGCCTGGGAGTGGGCGGGAACCGACCGAGGATCGCGCGAACCGGACGTCGTACTCGCCTGCGCCGGCGACGTGCCCACCATGGAGGTGCTGGCCGCCGCGGCCCTCCTGCGCGAGCACCTGCCCTCGCTGGTCGTCCGCGTCGTCAACGTCGTCGACATCGCCCGGCTCATGCCCCACGAGGAACACCCGCACGGCATGACGAACGCCGAGTACGACGCGCTCTTCACCACCGACCGGCCGGTGATCTTCGCGTACCACGGCTATCCGTGGCTGATCCACCGTCTCGCCTACCGCCGTACCGGCCACCCGAACCTGCATGTGCGCGGGTACAAGGAGTCCGGTACGACGACGACCCCCTTCGACATGGTCGTGCGCAACGACATGGACCGGTACCGGCTCGTCATGGACGTCGTCGACCGCGTACCCGGCCTCGCGGGCCGCGCCGACGGGCTGCGCCAAGCCATGGCCGACCAGCGGATTCGCCACCACGACTGGATCCGCAAGCACGGCACCGACCTGCCGGAGGTCGCGGACTGGTCCTGGCCGCACTGA
- a CDS encoding universal stress protein: MESTFRTPDTSTVVVGVDGSDTARAAAMWAAGEAVRRDRPLHIVYGADTDGRALYLSAETVERVHVNGRQLLDDTAKAVTDEYPGLRVSTEFSRADAAGSLNRAGALHGTVVVGNRGLGGFNSLMLGSVGLDVAAAAMTPVIVVRGVDGAEATGTVLAAVRDEHDLLIARYAAREAELHKASLRLLHVWNVLQSVGEVVSMLDGVDEIAGGHEEVLRAVTDAVRDEFPDLELRADAEKSVSVAGVLVEASRHADLLVMGGRRVPGALGFGRNLGRATHSTLHHAHCPVLLIPRTGSDFGDRS; this comes from the coding sequence GTGGAAAGCACATTCCGTACCCCGGACACAAGCACGGTGGTCGTAGGCGTGGACGGCTCGGATACGGCCCGTGCTGCCGCCATGTGGGCAGCGGGGGAGGCCGTGCGCCGCGACCGCCCCCTGCACATCGTCTACGGGGCCGACACCGACGGCAGGGCCCTGTACCTGTCGGCGGAGACCGTCGAACGGGTCCACGTAAACGGCCGACAACTCCTGGACGACACGGCGAAGGCCGTGACGGACGAGTACCCCGGGCTGCGCGTGAGTACGGAGTTCAGCCGCGCGGACGCCGCCGGCAGCCTGAACCGGGCCGGCGCCCTGCACGGCACGGTCGTGGTGGGCAACCGTGGTCTGGGCGGCTTCAACTCCCTGATGCTCGGTTCCGTCGGCCTGGACGTCGCGGCTGCCGCCATGACCCCCGTCATCGTCGTCCGAGGCGTCGACGGGGCAGAGGCGACCGGCACCGTCCTCGCAGCCGTGCGCGACGAGCACGACCTCCTCATCGCGCGGTATGCCGCCCGCGAAGCCGAGCTGCACAAGGCCTCTCTCCGGCTGCTCCACGTGTGGAACGTGCTCCAGTCCGTCGGCGAGGTGGTGAGCATGCTCGACGGCGTGGACGAGATCGCGGGCGGCCACGAAGAGGTTCTCCGGGCCGTCACGGACGCGGTCCGCGACGAGTTCCCCGATCTTGAACTGCGGGCCGACGCCGAGAAGAGCGTCTCCGTGGCCGGTGTCCTGGTCGAGGCGTCCCGTCACGCCGACCTGCTCGTCATGGGAGGCCGCCGTGTCCCCGGTGCTCTCGGGTTCGGCCGCAACCTGGGCAGGGCCACGCACAGCACGCTTCACCACGCGCACTGCCCCGTCCTCCTCATCCCGCGTACCGGCAGCGACTTCGGGGACCGGTCATGA
- a CDS encoding universal stress protein, with the protein MTGLRDRDIVVGIDPARDWHLPLAWAADEAQRRRLPLRLVLAVPPRHDTRHVDGTPGQMALRRAGADRLEQTCDWVRDRHPEVNVTGDLLGGFPAPSLCGAAKEARLIVLGSRRLSRTAEFFSAGSIVVPVSAQARCPVVVVGDAEHISQQPPYVVAGIDGSASATAAVAFAFDEADLRGAALRVVCVWQRPVIMLDGEEVALRAQRSLLSETTAGLSDKYPDVHVTHEVLTGHPVEELARAAEHALAVIVGRRGRGGYTGMRLGSVVHGLLHRAHCPVITVPTE; encoded by the coding sequence ATGACCGGTCTCCGGGATCGCGACATCGTCGTCGGAATCGATCCGGCCAGGGACTGGCACCTGCCCCTGGCCTGGGCCGCCGACGAGGCGCAGCGTCGTCGGCTCCCCCTGCGTCTGGTGCTCGCGGTGCCGCCCCGGCACGACACTCGGCACGTGGACGGCACCCCCGGTCAGATGGCTCTGCGACGGGCGGGAGCCGACAGGCTGGAACAAACCTGCGACTGGGTGCGCGACCGGCACCCCGAGGTGAACGTCACCGGCGACCTGCTGGGAGGCTTCCCCGCCCCCTCCCTGTGCGGCGCGGCGAAGGAAGCCCGCTTGATCGTGCTCGGCTCCCGGCGCCTGAGCCGCACCGCGGAGTTCTTCAGTGCCGGATCCATCGTGGTCCCCGTGAGCGCCCAGGCCCGCTGTCCCGTCGTAGTCGTGGGCGACGCGGAGCACATCAGCCAGCAGCCGCCGTACGTCGTCGCGGGCATCGACGGCAGCGCGTCCGCCACGGCCGCGGTGGCGTTCGCCTTCGACGAAGCCGATCTGCGCGGGGCCGCGCTTCGGGTCGTCTGCGTGTGGCAGCGGCCGGTGATCATGCTGGACGGCGAGGAGGTGGCTCTGCGCGCCCAGCGCAGCCTGCTGTCCGAGACCACCGCCGGCCTTTCGGACAAGTACCCCGACGTGCACGTCACCCACGAGGTCCTGACCGGCCACCCCGTCGAGGAGCTGGCGCGTGCGGCCGAGCACGCCCTGGCCGTCATCGTGGGCCGACGCGGCCGCGGCGGATACACGGGCATGCGGCTCGGTTCCGTCGTCCACGGCCTCCTGCACAGGGCGCACTGCCCGGTGATCACCGTACCGACGGAATGA